TTTCTTTCTTGCTTGGTACCTGCTTCCGCTTTAAAGGTTCCTCTATCTCTGAAGCATCGAACCAGCGGGCATCCTCAAGCTCAGAGTGGTTGAGCTCAATCTGAAGCCATAACAAAATGCTTGTCAATACTTAGAAATTACAGTGGCAGTAGCAACAAATAACTTTTGTCAAATACAACTTGTCTTGAGTTAATAAGATACAGGaaaatttataaacacaagagattttgcaaatgctggaaatctagagcaacacacacaaaatgctgaaggaacttagctagtcaggcagcatctatgaagtatAACAGCCAACatcttgggccaaaacccttcatcggcattttgtgtgcatttcacAAGAAAATTTATAGTGTATGACGGACTGTAGTTAGTTGATATGTAGCTGTGCGACTTGGCCATATTAATCACTAATGACTGAGTTACAAAACGGTAGTTATGACTGTTAAAAGAGGGGAAAACATTTCTCTTTAAAGGTTAATTATACCATATTTGTCCTATCTGTAAAGAACGAATTGCCAGACAGTTTTCTATACAAGTCTCTCTAATTAATCATCATCATATATGGAAGAGCTTGTAAATAAAATCTCAGTGCAGGATTTATAGAATATTAGATAATGCAAGAGAAATGTGAATGGTAGCTGTTAATAAAAGTTTGGCCCTGCCAGAAATGCACACACTGAGAGAACAAATATAAAGGAGACTGAATACACTGGAAaaaatctttttctctctcttgtggCTTTCCTGTCAATGCCAAGTGTTAATCACATTAATCACAAAGGCCAACTTTTCAACATAAATTCTATGTTTGATTGGCAGTCTTTGCAGCTCAGAATGCTCATTTGAGTTTGGAAAATGTAGAACGTATATGGTAGAACGAGGTTTATTCCACACACAGTCCAGGTTATGCATAAACAGTGTCACACAGCATGGAGGCAAAACCCCCTGGGTTGCTCCAACTATTaatcactaatcccattttattgtcCATTACCCAATTTATACAATGCCTGCCAAAAGTGAAGATTACTCACTcctcacattaaaaaaaaaagaataattgacaggaaaaatgccaggaatgagctgccaccacAAGTGGTGCatctgagctcaatttcaactattaagagaagtttgaatagatacatggatggtaagggtatggatggttatggtcccagtgcaggtcgatgggagtaggcattttaaatgatttggcttggactagatgggctgaagggcctgttcctgtactgtacttttctatgactgtcaCTCTTGAAGCAGAAAGCAGTGCCTTTAAATCCCATGCTAGAGAATTAAGCAAAATTACTAGGTTGTCCACTGCTGTCACAGAATTTCtgtcattcagaaatcaggtccTGTCCATACTCCCAAATTAACAAGATTTCATGGCACTAGTTTGAAAAAGAGGGTTTTTATtgaccacaagagattctacagatgctggaaatccagagcaacacacacacacacacacacacacataaaatgatggaggaactcagtaagtcaggcagcatctaggatgTCCTAGTCTAATATGCATCCATCCACTAGCATCattaaaataaattgcaaaaaaGGTTATAGAATGGCCTGCAATTCACTGTTCTATCTGCTTGTTGGATTTTTCTAAACTTCAAAATTTATTACACATTATTAGTACTTCAATGATTATGAAGTACTTAGTAATTTCAGAGTTCATTGAAAGGCATTATAAACATGGAAGTGTTTCCATTCTCTTATAAAGAATTGTGAAATACATTGAGAATTTGAAGATTTGACGTAAGTGATGGCAATGACAGAACTCAGTAGCAAGACCTCTTGACTAAAAATGCAAAATGGATCAGAGTTTCAAAGCAATGTGCTGTGTATTGGATCCATCCAAAACATCCTCATGTGGTAAGTTCTTTCTAGCTTGGTTTCTTGCAATAGGAATATAATGGAGTCACAACCTTTGCCACAAACAGAAGAGTACATAGCATCAACTGGGCATTTCTTGTTATCTTCTTGGGGCTAGTTACAAAGGTCAGGTCACTCgcctgagtgctactggtaccacgtaacccagtactacctgtcgcatggtcgggtggtcggtaactaaaccggctcccccaccaggcttgcctggtgaggagggtggctagacaccctgcaggataaaaaacaagacctgtcaaaggacagatgaaccctctcgtaagGTCAACGGCCATCtggcaaacacgtgccgtgaagtgcggaaagggcatcccttgcatcgaagcttgctCTGGCCaatcactgcaacagaactttccccagccatcttggaccccaccatgcagctggatccgggaggggatgtcgagagggtgggtctggacctgtgcaaccccctactcacctaaaatccattcacgcacacagtgttcctttctgaggagtagGGTCAAcaccactaactgactgaaaggaaccatcatcatcctatgggatggatggatggatggatggatggagggggagggagagagggagagagagatatagtTACAAAGCACCACAGGCAAAGCCATGTTGGAAGCTGTCTTATTCTGCAGACTAAACAGGGAAAGTTGAAATGACTTGAAACAACTTACAAAGTAAACCATAACAGTACACATTTCCACATTTTTGTTGTGGTCATTTTTTTGGTCTCCCTCTCCTTGTAGATTTCAAAGTTATCAGGGTGCTAAATTTCAGAAGCATGGTCCTTATTTTTTGGCTCTCCAAAACTTATCTTACCTTGTTCTGCTTTGGCTGCACCATTGCATGGCACCCAATCATCAGAGAACTACTGGGAAAGGGCCAGTGTTGGGATGCAGAATACGACAGTGAGGACACATCCAAACCGACTTCTTCCGCCACTTCTCGATGCACAGCCTCTTCCACTGTCTCTCCTGGGAGAGGCAAAAGAAACGAGAAATAGAAAGAAGAAATTTGCTGCAAGTCAGTTTGAAAGAGCGAGAAACCAATCAATGGTTAATGGTGACTGTGGGATTGCCCATCAGTTGGCTGGGTTATTTCTGCACAGGATGAAAATGGACTTTGACTTGTCTCAATTACACTTTGCTTACAGAACTACTAGGGCTACTGGATTGCACTTGGTGTGCTATGCACAACTATAGTTTTATATAAATGAGAAGATATAGAGACActaaaaaatgtacaaaaacattCAGAAGGATATCACCAGAAATGAAAAGATATACATGTTGGGATAGGCTAAATAGGCTAGGTTTTTCACCCAAAAATgtttagaatatagaagcaagtaACACAGTAGACAGTTTGAGCTGAATGGCAGTAAATATAAAATTGATACAGGATACAGATCTGTGCCCATAGTTCACCAGTTCAAATGTGCTGTCAGTAAAGTTAAATAAAGGCAAGACATTGCCACACTAGGATGCAGTCATCATGGATGTCTATTGCTGGTATAGTAATCTGTTATTAGAAATACTTCAAAACAATATATTTCGCAGCAAAAGCTAAATTCTGTCTATAATCTTGCACTGCATGTAATCTGTTACTGTAAGAAGATTTGATTACCAATGTTGCAGAATCCAGCCAGTGCACTATACATTCCAGGAGGAAATCCCTTCTGACGTGCCAGCAGGCAATGTGTTCCATTGGATACCAACATGATAACCACAGGAGACATCTGTTAATGAAGAATTGCAGGAAGAACTTAGcatttaaaaatagtttaaaacaTTTGCAATGCATATTTAAAGTAGTGGATGTGCTTCTGCTAACCTGAGTTACTCTGATTCCTGGAGATATTTGCCATTAACTGCTATAAAATGGTTCAATATGATGGGAGCCCAATTGATTAAAGAATAACGCTGGGAAGTGATAGAATATCACACTGGTAGAGATGGTGATACTATTTTGTGGGTGAGATTTTTACAGCAGAGTGGGAAGAATTTATAGTCTGAGTCCTCAGCTTTGGCACTCAAAATATACAATTCCATTTCTCAGTGTTTACACCCTTCATCTTCAAGAGCAATGTGTTATGACTAATGAATTTAAACAAGATGTATCCACACCTATTCCTGAAACTTTTATGAAAACCCCTGTTTGCACTTCTTATCTATTTATTTTGCTCTCTCCATTTCATCTTGGATCTTCTTCCATGCCCAAGGGTTGTATTACAAATGCCATTAGTGCAGAGCCTGGGAAATAAAATTAGTATAGAGGAAATGAGTATAGAGTGACAGCAAATAGACATAGTGGGTAGAAGCACAGTCAAATCTCTACTATTCGGAGTAATGAAAGAGAATatctccacagatactggataATGTAAAACatattaaaatacatttaaatgcACCAACATGTTGCACTGTGTCATTCAACAATTGTTTTACAGTGCTATGTTTCTCCAGCTTCCTACTTGCAAATTCCTAGACTGCCTACAGGAGCTTATAGACGTATTTACAGTATCCTCTTGGATCAGTTGTTTGAAACATTCTGTCGGGCCCCATgagaattttatgtatttcaatgcGATCACTTAAATTCAATACAGTACATCCAGTCTGCTTAACGTAGCCTCATGTAACAGAAAGGTAAATCACATCCCAGGAATCAGGCTGCTGAATCTCAATCAAAGAATATCTTTCTTTCGGTAGGTAGACCTTACAAAAGGAACATCATATAAAGCGAGCTGAGTGCATATCAGAATCATCCACAACGACTACCTGTGGATAATAGATTACTTCATCTGTGCCACAGACACGTTTACTGCCGGATATATTTTTCTGCGTTGGTTGTCCAGTTCTACCACAGTAGAGATGTGTGCTGTGCCAACGGAGAAGGGCCTGAGCCTAAAATACATCACATTTTTGTGACTCACATTCCCATAGATAGTCTGACCTGAAATATAAGCTCAGTGAAAATTCAGAATACAAATCTGAGGAGATTGATCATAAATTTAAACTCATAGAAACAGAGCAATCTTTTGTCACAAATACAAGAGTCTGCAGCTGCTGGATATCTagagtaagacacacaaaatgctggaggaattcagcaagttagacagcatctattgCAGGGGCGCTAAAGCAGGAGTCCACGGACCCCCTCTGTTAATGTTACAGGTCcacggcattaaaaaggttggggaccactgatctatggagagtaataaagagttggtgtttcaggccaagatgcttTTTTATCACTATCTAATTGCAGTGGCCAGCACTGTAAACCAAGGAAAGATATACAGTACAACAGAATTTCCCAGAATTCTGCaagtaaatctcaaggttatatactttatacaacactttcagtacgctggatgaactcagcaggtcgggtagcatcagtcagaaacattgagtcgacgtttcgggccggaacccttcatcaggactgaagaatgaaagatggggaaggatttgaagaatgcttgtagcttcagttgaaggaccagtaatttgaaagacaaaggggtgggggaggggaagcattgacgtcgtagcccttgaaaacaatgggtagtagaagaaggaggcagaaccatgagggagctgggggagggggtagagtgaaatagggatagaggaagggagggcgaggggattaccggaagttgaagaattctatgttcataccaaggggctggagactacctagacggtatatgaggtgttgctcctccaacctgagtgtagcctcatcatggcagtagaggaggccatgtatggagatatctgaatgggaatgggaaacagagttgaagtgggtggctaccaggagatcctgtctgttgtggcggacggagtggaggtgctcgacaaagcggtcccccaatctgcgtcgggtttcaccgatgtagaggaggccgcaccgggagcaccggatgcaatagatgaccccaacagactcacaagtgaagtgttgtctcacctggaaggactgtttagggccctgaatggtggcaagagaggaggtgtagggacaggtgtagcacttacacttacagggataagtgccaggtgggagatcagtggggatggacgtgcggataagggagtcgcagagggaccgatccctgcggaaagcggagaggggtggagagggaaagatgtgcttagtggtggggtcctgttgaaggtggcagaagtagcggaggataatatgctggatccggaggctggtggggtggtaggtaaggacaaggagaactctgtccctgttgtggttgcgggaggatggggtgagggccgaagtgcgggaaatggaggagatacaggtgagggcatcattgatgacggtagaagggaaaccacgatccttaaagaaagaggacatttgagacgccctggaacggaaagcctcatccacggagcagatgcggcggagatggaggaaatgggaatagagaatggcatttttgcatgtggcagggtaggaagaggtatagtcgagatagttatgagagtcagtgggcttgtagaagatgtcagtggaaagtctgtctccagagatggagaccgagacatcgagaaaggggagagaagtgtccgagatagaggaAGTGATATattgaatttgagggctgggtggaagtttgaagtaaagtcgatgaaattgacaagctcagcatgagtgcaggaagcagcaccaatgtagtcttcaatgtaccgaaggaaaagttggggagcagtaccagaataggtttggagcacagactgttccacataaccaacgagaGGCagggcgtagctgggtcccatgggagttcccatagctacacccttagtctgaaggaagtgggaagagcaaaaagagaagttattcagtgtgagaaccagttccgccaactggaggagggtagtggtggggggggaactggtgaggtctgttatccaggaagtagcggacggctttgaggccttctggatggggaatggaggtgtataaggattggacatccatagtaaaaatgtagtggttgggaccggggaattggaagttattgaagaggtggagggcatgggatgtatcctggatgtaggtggggagagactaaactatgggtgacaaaatggagtccaggtaggcagatacaagttcggtgggacaggagcaggcagaaactatgggtctaccggaacagttaggcttgtgtatctttgggaggaggtaaaaccaagCGGTATGGGGTGTGGGAAAAATGAGattagcggctgaggatggaaggtctctggagttgataagggcggtgatggtgcgggagataatggtttgatgttttttggtggggtcctgttccagtggtaagtaagaggaggtgtcagctgCCGTtttgcctcagtgaggtagaggtccatccGTCAGACTACTATGGCACCACCTTTATCAGCAGGTTTGatagtgaggttgggattagtgcggagagagtgaagggcagtgcattcagagggagtgaggttggaacaggagagaggagtggtgaagttgagacggttgatgtctcgccgacagttggagatgaagagatcGAGTGCTTCATTCTATTACACACTCACACGTCTattatgggaactcgcatgggacccagctacgcctgcctctttgttggttatgtggaacagtctgtgctccaaacctattctggtactgctccccaacttttccttcggtacattgaagactacattggtgctgcttcctgcacccatgctgagctcgtcaatttcatcgactttacttcaaacttccacccagccctcaaattcaatATATCACTtcctctatctcggacacttctctcccctttctcgatgtctcggtctccatctctggagacagactttccactgacatcttctacaagcccactgactctcataactatctcgactatacctcttcccaccccgccacatgcaaaaatgccattccctattcccagttcctccgtctccatcacatctgctccgaggatgaggctttccgttccaggacatctcaaatgtcctctttcttcaaggatcatggtttcccttctaccgtcatcaaggatgccctcacccgcatcgcctccatttcctgcacttcggccctcaccccatcctcccgcaaccacaacagggacagagttccccttgtccttacctaccaccccactagcctccggatccagcatattatcctccactacttccgccaccttcaacaggaccccaccactaagcacatctttccctctccacccctctccgctttccacagggatcggtccctctgcgactcccttatccacacgtccatccccactgatctcccacccggcatttatccctgtaagtgtaagtgctacacctgtccctacacctcatctcttgcaaccattcagggccccaaacagtccttccaggtgagacaacacttcacttgtgagtctgttggggtcatctattgcatccggtgctcccggtgcggcctcctctacatcggtgaaacccgacgcagattgggggaccgcttcgtcgagcacctccactccgtccgccacaacagacaggatctcccggtgccatccacttcaactctgttttCCAGTCCCATTCAGATatctccatacatggcctcctctactgccatgatgaggctacactcaggttggaggagcaacacctcatataccgtctaggtagtctccagccccttggtatgaacatagaattctccaacttccagtaattccctccccctcccttcccctatccctatgtcactcttcccctcccccagctgcctatcacctccctcatggttccgcctccttcttctactacccattgttttcaagggctacgacgtcaatgcttcccctcccccacccctttgtctttcaaattactggtccttcaactgaagctacaagcattcttcaaatccttccccatctttcattcttcagacctgacgaagggttccggcccaaaacttcaactcatcgtttctaactgatgctgcccgacctgctgagttcatccagcgtactgaaagtgttgctttgatcacagcatctgcagtttattttgtgtatataatttatacattatttgataataaatgtacttgacttgaattaaaaataaacttcTGGCCAGAAGTCAATTCATTTCATTATTATGTTCAATATCATtgatttataattttttaatattgtCAATGTaagttatttatatttttatgttaGGGGTAAAAAGATAAATTGCTAAATGCAATTAGCAGTTGTATTAAAAATACTTCATTAAATAAACTGACTTGTTAAGTTACCATGAATCAATATGGGATACGTATGTGGCTCAGTAAAAGAACTCCTGCTTCTGAACCagaatacaatagacaatagacaataggtgcaggagtaggccattcggcccttcgagccagcaccgccattcactgtgatcatggctgatcatccacaatcagtatccagttcctgccttatcctcataacctttgattccactatttttaagagctctatccatctcttttttgaaagcatccagagacttggcctccacagccttctggggcagtgcattccatatatccaacactctctgggtgaaaaagtttttcctcaactccgttctaaatggcctacccctaattcttaaactgtggcctctggttctggactacgcatcagcgggaacatgcttcctgcctgcagcatgtccaatcccttaataatcttatatgcttcaataagatcccctctcagccttctaaattccagagtatacaagcccagtcgctccaatctttctacatatgacagtcccgccatcccgggaattaaccttgtgaacctacactgcactccctcaatagcaagaatgtccttcctcaaatttggagaccaaaactgcacacagtactccaggtgtggtctcaccagggccctgtacagctgcagaaagacctctttgctcttatactcaattccccttgttatgaaggccagcatgccattagctttcttcactgcctgctgtgacAATAGACCTGGTTTGCACTAACATACCCGGTGCCTATAAAGTAGTCCCTCGACTCCATGTTGGACTCTTAGATCACTTATCTGTAATGTTAATTCCAGCATTAGGATATATTAAAACAAGAGCTGTCAAAATgcgaaacagtttcttcccccaggccattaggctacTGAACTCTCAGCCACATCGTGTTCACTgattaatctgttccgtaccttccaatattcaatatgaATGTACTTCAGTTCGTTATTTATGTgtcattcatctgtagattttattcttaccttcataagttatcatgtgttatgtgtactactgtgctttacattctggttcaaagaaacattgtcttatttctatatatattataatgtggccaagtggttaaggcattggactagtgaattgaaggtcatgagttcgagccccagccgaggcagcgtgttgtgtccttgagcaaggcacttaaccacatagtgctctgcgacgacactggtgccaagctgtattggcccttgcccttcccttggacaacatcgatgtcatggagaggggagacttgcagcatgggcaactgcctgtcttccatacaaccttgcccaggcctgcgccttggagagtaaagactttccaggtgcagatccatggtcttgcaagactaacggatgccttattattattattattatatagtttcatatgttatatacatgtatgtagtaaCTTCACTTGAACTTGAACGTGCAAGAAAAGCCCACTTTAGAACGTCCAAGACCAGGGCCTAGCCTGAAATTAAAACtgcaatattctgcagatgcagtaACATAAAGTTCTGAAAGCAATCTATGAGAGGCATAAGAACCAgagaaaattaaaatgtattaCCTACATAACAGCCCTCCTCACCCCACATTAATACACACAGTGTGTAGGTGCATTTACCTCCTCTCCCTCCAGCCCACCATCATACCCTCTCGTTTCAGCCACACATCAGAAACATCTAGATCTGACACTTGCATGGAAGCAATATTTATCTTCAAAATTTGCCAAAACCTTTGTCTTACCTGGGATAGCAGAGTTGAATCCTTTCCTTCCACAAGGAAGAAGGCTTTCCGAAATTCTACAAACCTTCCCTTTAGTAGCATTTCTGCTCCAGCCTTTTCAGTTTGTCCTTAATTTAAAAGCACAAATTGAAACATGGTCTGATTATAAGATATCAGGAGAATGCTATTTGGCTCCTTGTTCCTACTCCACCACTCAACAATCATTATAACTTTCCTGCACTaagcccatatcccttgattccaaaatgtgtcaacctctgccttgaatatactccGTGAACAAGCCTGCACAGCCCTTCCTAGGACATTTCTTCCACTGTCAGTCCTGAATGACTATGCCTCACTTTGAGACTGTGACCCCTGATACACCAGTCAGCAGAAATCCCATCTGTACATCAGCCCTATCAAATCTCATGAGAATTTTGTACTTTTCAATTAAATCACCGCTCATTTTTTCTAAATTCTAGAGTATTTGGCCTCGTCTGCATAATACTTTCTGATAAGACAAAACTGCCATTCCAGAAATAAATATGGTGAACCTTTATTGCACTCCCTCTCTGATAATCATATCCTTCTTCCAATAGGAAAACCAGACCAGTGCATGACATTCCTGGTGCAGTCTCATCAGAGACCTATATAATTGCAATTAGTTATATTTACCACTATACTTAAATCTTAATGCAATAAATCTTAATACTGTTTGCTTTCCAAACGCTTGCTGTGCCTGCATATTAACTTTCCATGATTCACATACAAAGACTCTCTCCACCCCCACACAAATCTGCCAAAAAATGAACAACTATCAATTCctgaatacaagagattctgcagatgctggaaatccagagcaacacatatgaAACACAAGAGGTCAgggggcatctatggaaatgaataaacagtcaacgtttcaggccgagacccttcttgagGACTACTCTGCTTTTCTCTTTAAAAAAGCCAAACGTCAATGATGACTATaattttttcacattatattccatctactcATCCTCACCCACTCATTTAGCCTGTACACATTCCCAAACCTCTCTCAATTCACAACTCAAATAAAATAAGATAGcatttaggttcttgattagtaagagcatcaaaggttacggggagaagaaagaagaatgggattgagaggtacagtataatcaatcagccatgatccaatggcagagcagactcaatgggacaaatggcctaattctactccaacgTCTTACTGTCTTAGAACCTTAAATTGCTACAGCACCTATAATAACCTAGAAATGAGATCACATCCCACCACAGAATCAAAAAATAATACAACACAAATCCTCTGTCACCTATCAGAAATACCTGATCAGTCACATTCCAGCTCTTTCTCCAAAGTACTGtcatttatagcgagagaattcgagtacaggagcagggaggtaccactgcagttgtacaaggccttggtgagaccacacctggagtattgtgtgcagttttggttccctaatttgaggaaagacatccttgccatagagggagtacaaagaaggttcaccagattgattcctgggatggcaggactttcatatgaagaaagactggatgaactgggcttgtactcgttggaatttagaagattgaggggggatctgattgaaacgtataaaatcctaaagggattggacaggctagatgcaggaagattgttcccgatgttggggaagtccagaacgaggggccacagtttgaggatagaggggaagccttttaggaccgagattaggaaaaacttcttcacacagagagtggtgaatctgtggaattctctgccacaggaaacagttgaggccagttcattggctatatttaagagggagttagatatggcccttgtggctatgggggtcagtgggtatggagggaaggctggggcggggttctgagttggatgatcagccatgatcataataaatggcggtgcaggcttgaagggccgaatggcctactcctgcacctattttctatgtttctatgtttctattggttCTAAGCATTTATCCGATTCCTATTTGAAAATTATGATTGCATACGCTTCTACTACCTGTTCAAGTAATATGTGTACTTAAATGGAGACACGGCAAGGTTGCAGGCATCTAGAAGAAGACACAATTCCAGGTTAACACTATTCCCCAACCATCATCATAAATACAGATGAGCTTTTCTTTATCATTAAGCT
The DNA window shown above is from Mobula hypostoma chromosome 18, sMobHyp1.1, whole genome shotgun sequence and carries:
- the nudt13 gene encoding nucleoside diphosphate-linked moiety X motif 13 → MHLFLRNFIKPASQLSYRMASNYVSRIRYLCDLKEDDEACRKALSSGTFLLFHGLSPLLQRIENKYIAPFVTASELNGILKKLGQTEKWMEESVLTGCTESFVPQFALDLGQTEKAGAEMLLKGRFVEFRKAFFLVEGKDSTLLSQAQALLRWHSTHLYCGRTGQPTQKNISGSKRVCGTDEVIYYPQMSPVVIMLVSNGTHCLLARQKGFPPGMYSALAGFCNIGETVEEAVHREVAEEVGLDVSSLSYSASQHWPFPSSSLMIGCHAMVQPKQNKIELNHSELEDARWFDASEIEEPLKRKQVPSKKEMGEIAFWIPPPQALAHHLIKEWMQRH